gagacataatatattatttaatgtgttcataaaaacaatttgttggtagtagttaagactaaagagtatattttaacagtaaaatatatttgtgtatacAAATAAACTTTAAGTGGTAATGTAgacagtagatttgtaaatggatatacattagtgtattatagcaaaaaaaaacaactattttctataactaaaagtttatctctgtacttttatacattgtttttacttacgaaaagaattaaatatatattatctgttaaatttaatttaattttaatacttttgaactcatctacaacaattttctttaactaaaagtgtatctatttttttttaaccaaacaataaattaaaaggaatttCCTCGGTTAGTTCCCCAAGCTAGAGGGAAGGGGTTTACCAATGAAACTTCAGACATAAGAGAATACGAAGCACGggcaagacaatccgccttcgAATTTGTCGCATGCGGGATctaagagatggagaatagtggaaAAAACTCCAGCGAATTAAACTCATCGAACAAGTTGGAGAAGGATGACCAATATTCAGGGGaatgcaccatagtgagtaactaaGCACGTATCTGCTCTGTGGCCCACAACAACTCTTCTAACTCTGAATGTAgggggaggggctccgtcttagacacttggcccccaacaacaaggtttgcTCCTCACCAatgcaacaccaccagcccaatcacaaatgctcattggttgctttccaagaaccaacAATTTGATAACAAGGTGAAGAAACGTGGATATCCGAGGACGGAGATGGAGCCgacatgaccgccgtaaaagatAGCGCCTCTTCCCAagctaacttatcgcccaaagcctgagcaattatatcattcgtctcgatctctaaaccttaaattttttttatttatggccttccagattACCCATAAAATTCATgttaattgaagaagttgatcaggatcactgTTGAGAGacatccctccagaaaacaaaattcaaatttgagtacaccgactcatatggaaaaccttcTGATGAGACCGGAGATAgagataaatcctaaacttcccACAAGTGATGGcattcaaaaaaaatgtgattaatagtctcaaccacaGAGTCGCACCTTTTACACCAGATATTTACATTGGAcacctcggtgtatctatttacttttatagatagtttttatttactaaaaatacttactttatattctttgttaaatttgcAAGTTCTtgtgaaaatcaaaattaaatattctttgttaaattttatattattttaaaaactctaaacccgccCATCGGgtgggtcctaatctagtaaactataagtataaaacataagaagaaaaaacttatgTTCGGTCTTATAACATAACACGGGtacatacaaaacaataatttaataattggaatttaaaaaaacaagcagattaaaggaaatatttttttaaaaaaaaatttaatttgttccgcagtgtaccgcgggtttAAACCTAGTAGGTatgattttattaatcatatttttcaactaaaaaacaaagaaaaagtctTCTAGAATCATTTAAActaccattttaaaaaaagtaGTGATATAATGAATAACAACAaatttcaagtaagttttattaattactaattgaataataagagattgtataatattttaagtgattttacacaaatttcaaattaaataacataagatttaaaaagatttttataaattctaattgaataacaagagatttcaaaaatactataaaatcttttaaacacAAGTTCAATATCCCTCTTAGGCTAGTTAAAAGAGtctattatttttaggattttgtaaagaaacaaaatttcgTACATACTTCAATAATTTGGTTAGGGAATTTTTGAACAAGACGATTGAAGTTGTGTATTcggctatttttttttttcgtcgaaagggaataattatatttatgaattATAATAATCAAGATACAATTGTTGGACTACTACGAAGAATGTTAAAGCGAGTAGTCGTCAGCGGAAGAAAGACAAAGTTACGTCCGAATGATCAAGAAATCTACATTCCTCTTGATCTCCAGATTGATACACTCTTAAGATTGCCTGTGAAGTCTTTACTGAGATTTCGATGCGTCTCCAAGCTTTGGTCCTCTATCATCACCAGCCAAGATTTCCAAAAACGGTATTTGAATATTgcttcttcctcatctcctcGTCTTCTCATTGCTTTTGAAGACTTCTACGGAGAAAAACTTATGTTAGTCTCCTCGCCTAACCCAAACACATctttgtcttcctcttcttcttcatgttgtGTACCTTACGAAGATTTGAGCCTACTCAACATTAAAGGGAAAACGGTGTGCAATGCGGGTCGGGGTTTGATTTGCGTTGGAGGTTATATAAATGCTGGGATTTGTAATCCCAGCAGGAGACAGCTGCATACATTTCCCGACTTCGAATTCAAAGAGTATCCACAAGTTTTTCCACACCCCAGATACATGTTTGGGTACGATCCTGTTGGAGATCAGTATAAAGTACTTGCCGTTGATGATTGCCTTGGAGATTGGAGCATAAGGTTATTGTGTTGGGAGGAGAAGAAGCTTGGAGAGAGGCTCCGTGTATCACCTGTCCTCATATTATTCGTACCCGCGGGGTGTATATGAACGGAACACTGTACTACGGGGCTTCCGTGAAGGACACTTATTCCCCGGGTAGTAATTCTATAATTGTGAGTTTTGATGTTAGGCTTGAAACGTTCAACATCATCAATGTACCAAGCAGACTTATACCAATGGGTTATGAGAATATGTGGCTTGCTGATAAGTGGGCTATTACAGTTACAGATAAAACTCTGATCAACTACAGAGGTAAAATTGGTGTGGTTGAGAAACCTCGTAAGGGTAGTTTTCGAATGTGGGTTGTGGAAGATGCTGAGAAAGAGGAATGGTCCATGAACACTTTTCATTTGCCCCAGTCAGCTGCTGGTGTTGACTTCAACGTCATGGATACCTTTTATAACGGCGAAATTTGTCTAGTTCGAAAAGAATTGTCGGATCCGTTTCGTCTTTTCTTTTACAATCTGGATAGGAAAAGCATGAGAAGTGTCACAATTGAAGGACTGTTTCCGATTACTACGAGAGTTTAATGTTCTTAGAAAATGTTCTGAAGTTAATTTAaggtttttctttatatatgctTATTTAATTATAGAACTTTAAAAACTTATGTTTTGAGAAGCACCATTATTTAAAGATTCCAGCTTTAAAATCATGCTCGACCTGATCTTTTTGACTCTCCAAAAACTGACAGAAGTAAAATTTAACGAAGCTTCAAAATGTGATGGATGATCATGATGAGATTAATCGTTGCAACGgcttcttctgtttttcttaACAATGTTATAGAAGAGAGGTCTCACTGATATTGCAGATAAATAACATAACTATATTTCCTATGTACCttaaaagaagagaattttTAGCTGAAAGAAGAACAGATAGTGTAGATTTGTGAGTAAAAGCCACTTCTTGATGAAGAGGTATTTTAGATTCAGACATGAATGtacaatagaaaataaaagagtttggGAACCAAAAGCCAAATGcagataaaaagaaaagcaagtAGAAATGGACTTCCCCCggaaatggttactatatttaATTACTACTTTACTCTAAAACATTATTTACATTCAGATAAAGTTTTACCAGAaccggttcttcttcttcttaaattcACTTGACATGGCAATCGTAAGGAGAAGATGCAAACACTTGATCTGGAACCACTAGAGGTAGCTTTTCTACGTACATAAACAGCCTTTTCTTATTCTCCCGCGCAATTGTATACATATTGACTGTATCTGATTTCTCCATCAACATCCACAAGTCCCCTGAGTTTACTCTCTTAAGACTGTCCCGGCAAAAAGGGCATGACTCTGACCTCCCATGCCTGCAAGATCACCATCAGTTATGATTGAATCATCCGTTATGCGCAGAAGGAGATAGATACCCTTTTAAAGAATTGATGACTTACCAATCGCGGTAACACTTGATGCATAAAGAATGTGTGCAATTGGGGAGAACAACCATGTTGTTCATCTCCATGCAAATCccacattcttcttctctctcgatgTCAATCTCCGAGAGCTTGACCTTTTCAGTCTCATCTTTGTTTCTGTACCGTATCTTGCAGACCTCTTTCTGTTTGCGATCATCAAGGTCTGTGATACCCCTTTCTAGTTGTAATAGCGATGGAAATATCACAGCTGTTACACAATACGGACAAAACCCCATAAGCATTACGAATAACTATCAACTTGTGTTACCAAACAACTTGAATCTGTGCATTACCgtagaaatctttaatacttgtTTTCCTCTCGTAAACCGACATTGTGGTTTTCCCATCCGCATAGGTCTGATTCAGTTCAATGAATTAATCAAACAATCTcaagaaaaggttttgaaaaaTGTAGTAGAAGAGAAGGAAGTGAAGAATATACCATGTAAATGAGAACTCTGAGCAAACCGAGGGCACCAGCAAGGTGGCAATCAGTCCACTGGACAAGGAAAAGTAAAAACTGAGCAGCCGGGTTGTAAGACAGTCTCATTTGAACACGCGCACCATCCTTCTCCCGAGGATAATCTAAAGCTCTGTTATTCATTGAGCGAAAACAAAACGACATTGTTCATAAGCACCAAAACTacataatttgattaaaaagcACAAACATAACAAGATTCTGTATTCAATAAATTGATACTGATAGGATCGTAGACATTAACAACAAAAGCAATTGATCAATGCACGCAACCAAACATGGAACTCGTCTAATCCAGCTAGATCAGCCTCGGATACAATATAAACCACTTGATCATAGTACACATTCAAGGGTCAAAGTATTGATAGAGTCAAGCATACTCAGATGTAATAAGTTGCCTTAACATAACCAGCAGAACAAATTAGATTACCAAAGTCACCAAAACATTCACCTTTCAGACATAGCGGTTCCTAACTCAGCTAGATTACCATCagaaaccaaattaaataaaggTTTTAGCTTTAAATCACTTGATCAttgcaaacaaacacaaattccactgagacaaaaaaaaagaaaaaaaaaacatcatcatcCAAAGACTTGGTTCAGCTTCAAGAGTCAACACTCCTCGAAACTGTTTTTAGGATAAGACTCCCTAATAATGACTCCATCACTCTAAGTCGTTGGATCACTTAATTTACATGAACTCTGTTCATTAGGACCAGATAAAACCCTAAATAcagtacccaaaaaaaacaatccgTTCAATTTCTAAACTCTTCTGTAccacaagaaaaaaattttCAGAAAACACACTTTGTTGTAGTCCTagagaagaaaatcaaagaCACAGAACCTAAAAGCTCAGCTAGATAAAACCTTTACAGACTCTTaactggaaaaacaaaaaggagaaatttttattccacagaagaaaaaaaaaatcgaaactttgaattaaaaaacagagaaaaatccaaaattgcAAAAGGGGTTGTTTAGAATTGAGAGGCTTACACAGTGTTAGCGTGTTGGATATCAGCTTCAAGAGCTTTCAGAGAATCCTTGAACGAAACTTTTGCCATTAAAACCCAATTCTCATCAAACACACGAAACAGAGcaatcaaaactaaataaaaagtaTCAAaagcgagaagaagaagatgatagaagaaGATAGATGAAGCAAAGGAAATCAAAGTTTGatgctttttccttttttagtttttagcaATTAGAAAAGATATTTCACCCAAGTTCGATGATCaaaaagagatgagagagaagaaTGGTATTATCGTAAATTTGTGATATAGACAATGGTGTTTTGGTAAATTGGTACATAGAGATAAACCTCAGTTACGATTCTCGAAGTAGCTTTATCGAAAAAAGACGCTGAAGTGGGTTTCGAGATTGACTATTTTGCCCTTTGTTCGGCTAATgttaataagagagagagacaaaaaaaaaatatcatggtGGGGAGTAATCTTGTGTTTAAGGCGTAGGTGTAGGTTTTGTGGTATGCAATTGTATTTTGATACGTGGAAGATAAGGTTCTAAAGTATCTGCTTTATTATTAAGGATTACAAATCATTTGTCATAttctttaattaatcaaaagtcAATCAACCACTTGTTGTAGTTTATGGTATTAAACATTGAATACATTACTATAAAACAGATTTTTGGGTAAAGGACAATGATTTGTATTGGTACATAAAAACAATAAAggaaaactatttattttattagcGATTTCATTAAGATATTGGAGTTTATAATTCAACTAAACTAtccattttaaagattttgtagtgttttcatcAAGATACTGGAGTTTATAAC
The sequence above is drawn from the Camelina sativa cultivar DH55 chromosome 4, Cs, whole genome shotgun sequence genome and encodes:
- the LOC104780523 gene encoding uncharacterized protein LOC104780523 isoform X1 codes for the protein MAKVSFKDSLKALEADIQHANTVALDYPREKDGARVQMRLSYNPAAQFLLFLVQWTDCHLAGALGLLRVLIYMTYADGKTTMSVYERKTSIKDFYAVIFPSLLQLERGITDLDDRKQKEVCKIRYRNKDETEKVKLSEIDIEREEECGICMEMNNMVVLPNCTHSLCIKCYRDWHGRSESCPFCRDSLKRVNSGDLWMLMEKSDTVNMYTIARENKKRLFMYVEKLPLVVPDQVFASSPYDCHVK
- the LOC104783867 gene encoding LOW QUALITY PROTEIN: putative F-box protein At3g47150 (The sequence of the model RefSeq protein was modified relative to this genomic sequence to represent the inferred CDS: inserted 1 base in 1 codon), whose amino-acid sequence is MNYNNQDTIVGLLRRMLKRVVVSGRKTKLRPNDQEIYIPLDLQIDTLLRLPVKSLLRFRCVSKLWSSIITSQDFQKRYLNIASSSSPRLLIAFEDFYGEKLMLVSSPNPNTSLSSSSSSCCVPYEDLSLLNIKGKTVCNAGRGLICVGGYINAGICNPSRRQLHTFPDFEFKEYPQVFPHPRYMFGYDPVGDQYKVLAVDXLPWRLEHKVIVLGGEEAWREAPNSIIVSFDVRLETFNIINVPSRLIPMGYENMWLADKWAITVTDKTLINYRGKIGVVEKPRKGSFRMWVVEDAEKEEWSMNTFHLPQSAAGVDFNVMDTFYNGEICLVRKELSDPFRLFFYNLDRKSMRSVTIEGLFPITTRV
- the LOC104780523 gene encoding uncharacterized protein LOC104780523 isoform X2: MSERALDYPREKDGARVQMRLSYNPAAQFLLFLVQWTDCHLAGALGLLRVLIYMTYADGKTTMSVYERKTSIKDFYAVIFPSLLQLERGITDLDDRKQKEVCKIRYRNKDETEKVKLSEIDIEREEECGICMEMNNMVVLPNCTHSLCIKCYRDWHGRSESCPFCRDSLKRVNSGDLWMLMEKSDTVNMYTIARENKKRLFMYVEKLPLVVPDQVFASSPYDCHVK